From Phragmites australis chromosome 5, lpPhrAust1.1, whole genome shotgun sequence, a single genomic window includes:
- the LOC133919789 gene encoding putative NAC domain-containing protein 94 has translation MDEIRSDDMEKQDEVMLPGFRFHPTDEELVRFYLKRKIQQKSLPIELIKQLDIYKYDPWDLPKLASTGEKEWYFYCPRDRKYRNSTRPNRVTGAGFWKATGTDRPIYSSDGSKCIGLKKSLVFYKGRAAKGVKTDWMMHEFRLPSLIDPSLPQKPLEKTIPPNDSWAICRIFKKTNSTAQRALSHSWVSPPLFGTNETYIPPASQATQRSRHSSENTSSTMTDIVSSTIQFTGSSYMRSVVTSCHNPLSIIDSSSRPATSIVFPPPCAEHQTMSVLSAIPLDLPAGMDIASTVLNASSISLQNMGRIPTNIEFGQPQHCNSSSSMVNRCTVDLPDVGNSVNGTPRSINFPFNLQGVLHDDWRMTFPWDSLPCTTELSTSYQSTKCYT, from the exons ATGGATGAGATCAGAAGTGATGACATGGAGAAGCAAGACGAAGTTATGTTACCTGGCTTCAGGTTTCATCCAACTGATGAAGAGCTCGTCAGATTCTACCTCAAAAGGAAAATCCAGCAGAAGTCTCTCCCCATTGAGCTCATCAAGCAGCTGGACATCTACAAGTATGATCCATGGGATCTCCCAA AACTAGCAAGTACTGGAGAGAAGGAATGGTATTTCTACTGTCCAAGGGATAGGAAGTACCGGAACAGCACAAGACCTAACAGGGTAACCGGAGCAGGCTTCTGGAAGGCCACTGGAACCGACAGGCCGATCTACTCTTCCGATGGGAGCAAGTGCATAGGCTTGAAGAAGTCTCTTGTCTTCTACAAGGGCAGAGCGGCCAAAGGTGTCAAAACCGATTGGATGATGCATGAATTCCGGCTGCCGTCCCTCATTGACCCATCATTGCCGCAGAAGCCACTTGAgaagaccattccaccaaat GATTCCTGGGCAATCTGCAGGATTTTCAAGAAAACCAATTCAACAGCGCAGAGAGCGCTCTCTCACTCATGGGTCTCTCCTCCCTTATTCGGCACAAACGAAACCTACATTCCTCCGGCCTCACAGGCCACACAGAGAAGTCGGCACAGCTCAGAGAACACATCGTCTACAATGACTGACATCGTCTCCTCCACCATCCAGTTCACTGGCAGCAGTTACATGCGTTCAGTAGTTACCTCTTGCCACAATCCTCTGAGCATCAttgacagcagcagcaggccagcTACGTCGATAGTGTTTCCTCCACCATGTGCAGAGCATCAAACCATGAGTGTCCTCTCAGCAATCCCGCTTGATCTTCCAGCGGGGATGGATATTGCATCAACGGTCCTCAACGCATCGTCCATTTCACTCCAGAACATGGGCAGGATCCCCACAAACATCGAGTTTGGACAACCACAAcactgcaatagcagcagcagcatggtCAATAGATGCACGGTTGATTTGCCTGACGTTGGCAACAGTGTCAATGGCACTCCACGGTCGATCAACTTCCCATTCAACCTGCAAGGAGTGTTGCATGATGATTGGAGGATGACCTTCCCTTGGGACTCTCTCCCTTGCACCACCGAGCTCTCAACAAGTTACCAGTCGACCAAGTGCTATACTTAG
- the LOC133919792 gene encoding sphinganine C4-monooxygenase 1-like: MAIGVSDELLGTFVPIVVYWLYSGLYIALDGLERLDGYRLHSREEAAAKNVVSRGTVVRGVLVQQAFQVAVSLTLFAVIGDESGTGQKQPPALVIVLQFIAAMIIMDTWQYFMHRYMHINKFLYKHIHSKHHTLVVPYSFGALYNHPLEGLILDTIGGALSFLLSCMTPRTSIFFFSFATIKTVDDHCGLWLPGNILHVLFNNNSAYHDIHHQLYGNKYNFSQPFFVIWDKILGTYMPYSIEHRKVGGIESRPVKLKLAEEAKTD, encoded by the exons ATGGCGATTGGGGTGTCGGACGAGCTGCTGGGCACGTTCGTGCCGATAGTGGTGTACTGGCTCTACTCGGGGCTCTACATCGCGCTGGACGGGCTGGAGCGGCTGGACGGGTACCGGCTGCACTCCagggaggaggccgccgccaAGAACGTCGTCTCCAGGGGCACCGTCGTCAGGGGCGTCCTCGTCCAGCAGGCCTTCCAGGTCGCCGTCTCGCTCACCCTCTTCGCG GTTATTGGTGATGAGAGTGGTACTGGACAGAAGCAACCTCCTGCTCTTGTGATAGTCTTGCAGTTTATAGCTGCAATGATTATTATGGACACGTGGCAGTACTTCATGCACAGATACATGCACATCAACAAGTTTCTGTATAAGCACATCCATTCCAAGCACCACACTCTTGTAGTCCCTTATTCCTTTGGAGCTCTTTACAACCATCCTCTTGAGGGCCTTATTTTGGACACCATTGGTGGTGCTCTCTCATTCCTCCTCTCTTGTATGACTCCACGGACATCCatattctttttctccttcGCAACCATCAAAACAGTGGATGATCATTGTGGACTGTGGCTTCCCGGTAACATCCTCCATGTGCTGTTCAACAACAATAGTGCTTATCATGACATTCATCATCAGCTCTATGGCAACAAGTACAACTTTTCACAACCCTTCTTTGTTATTTGGGACAAGATACTCGGAACTTACATGCCCTACTCTATCGAGCACCGAAAGGTTGGAGGGATTGAATCACGGCCAGTTAAGCTCAAGTTAGCAGAGGAGGCCAAGACTGATTGA